A single region of the Fusarium fujikuroi IMI 58289 draft genome, chromosome FFUJ_chr05 genome encodes:
- a CDS encoding probable sulfite reductase (NADPH) produces the protein MDAASQHQIKTPEEAVARIAYLSSDVVVSVQPAIGTDSEFSSHLNRYASRKDSSLVAQSADTVPEIIPVRHNTDPLLSVYTPIRAGKLVSVTTTSNILLPSVSHLYKLANYPVVLHVSLQPRTFPDYSVITAVRNSGFTFVQSETLQEAQDLALTAHALAVRTGKGVIHFFAPSTSSKDKPIAIEDAAVVRDVLDIESVRRFQAGSAPSSQTGIYADDGHIAVSSDHDAPAVNGAAASGNLTVPPSANASKAPSAGTSVKSSQDSEASTPVAPSSVATTVETAPPQVTSEDIYKSAGRIWAQLKASVGREYSAFEYSGPPDAENCLFIFGSDAGAFAQAIDEARPEEIFANTAILTPRLYRPWIGSRLVEAIPRSVKRIAVLEQIHRKTTKWGPLLIDVLTSVKSGPGGVEAIVGHQLGYIAPDVVVQALRGVLQNLTAEKPIQNLEVGKKEVWKEPTGYDLQTPQLETAYTKILDQLFGKRAYIANAIKSSTTGLSPNVAASPEFGFGSLLARKQRRGQFVSQVKDAATNGSFTTDAPKSWLARWAMNADDATKSTEIADDVIARLETDGSSLAAELLSAKGLFRKESLWLTGSDAWSYDLGNSGVHHVLASGENVNMLIIDSTPYSERAAADANRRKKDIGLYAMNFGNVYVASTAVYSSYTQVLQALLEADKFEGPSVVLAYLPYFGETDSPLTVLQETKKAVDTGYWPLYRWNPDNEKKGEPNFSLDSELIKQELKKFLARDNQLTQLAAKEPKFAAALVKDFGSEVRAQQKRKAKDAYNQLLEGLLGAPLTILYASDNGNATTLAKRLASRGRARGLKTAVLAMEDYPVEDLPTEENIVFITSTAGQGEFPQNGLPFWDAIKDNTGLDLAAVNYSIFGLGDSHYWPRKEDKIYYNKPAKDLDRVLTNLGGKHLIDIGLGDDQDPDSFQTGYQEWEPKLWTALGVDKVDGLPDEPPPITNEDIKLASNYLRGTIVEGLNDPTTLAISASDQQLTKFHGTYMQDDRDIRDERKAQGLEPAYSFMIRCRLPGGISTPKQWVQMDDIANELGNETMKLTTRQTFQFHGVVKSKLKPAMQAINRALMTTIAACGDVNRNVMCSSLPTQSKYHRQVFACSQLISDHLLPSTTAYHEIWLTDDDNKKTQVAGDAVQDFEPLYGPTYLPRKFKITIAIPPHNDTDVYAHDIGLIAIKGEDGNLAGFNVLAGGGMGATHNNKKTYPQTGRMFGFCKTEDVHIVCEKIMLVQRDNGDRKNRKHARLKYTIDDMTVPVFRSKVEELWGKKFENERPFEFKSNVDTFGWQKDEHGLNHFTFFIENGRIEDTPEFQMKTGLREIAKSLKGQSEFRLTGNQHLILSNVADEDLDDVKQLMKKYKLDNIQFSALRLSSSACVAFPTCGLAMAESERYLPVLISKLESCLEENGLRQDSIVMRMTGCPNGCARPWLAEVAFVGKAYGAYNMYLGGGYHGQRLNKLYRQSIKEDEILAIMKPLLKRYALERNEGERFGDFCVRSGIIVATTDGQNFHDNVAEEEEDEE, from the exons ATGGACGCTGCTTCACAGCACCAGATCAAGACTCCTGAAGAGGCCG TGGCTCGAATTGCCTACCTCTCCAGCGATGTCGTTGTTTCTGTCCAGCCCGCCATTGGCACCGACTCCGAATTCTCTTCTCACCTGAACCGATACGCCAGCCGCAAGGACAGCAGCTTGGTCGCTCAGAGTGCTGATACAGTTCCTGAG ATCATCCCTGTACGACACAACACggatcctcttctctcagTATACACACCCATTCGAGCTGGCAAGCTCGTCTCAGTCACCACCACATCCAACATCCTTCTCCCATCCGTCTCACACCTATACAAATTGGCCAACTACCCTGTTGTCCTTCACGTCTCTCTTCAGCCCCGGACGTTCCCCGACTACTCGGTTATTACTGCCGTTCGTAACTCAGGATTCACATTTGTTCAGTCTGAGACCCTTCAGGAGGCCCAGGATTTGGCTCTGACTGCTCACGCTCTTGCTGTCCGAACTGGCAAGGGTGTCATTCACTTCTTTGCTCCTTCCACATCATCAAAGGATAAGCCTATTGCCATCGAGGATGCCGCTGTTGTTCGCGACGTTCTCGATATCGAGAGCGTTCGCCGATTCCAGGCTGGCTCTGCCCCCTCTTCACAGACCGGAATCTATGCGGACGATGGCCACATTGCCGTTTCTTCAGACCATGATGCGCCAGCAGTGAACGGTGCCGCCGCGAGTGGAAACCTCACTGTACCCCCTAGCGCGAACGCCTCCAAGGCTCCCTCAGCTGGAACATCGGTCAAGTCCAGCCAAGACAGCGAGGCCAGCACTCCTGTTGCTCCCTCATCAGTCGCCACCACCGTCGAGACTGCCCCCCCTCAGGTTACATCCgaagatatctataagtCGGCTGGACGTATCTGGGCTCAGCTCAAGGCATCAGTTGGCCGGGAGTACAGCGCCTTCGAGTATTCTGGCCCCCCTGATGCTGAGAactgcctcttcatcttcggtTCCGATGCCGGTGCCTTCGCTCAAGCCATCGACGAGGCCCGGCCTGAGGAGATTTTCGCCAACACCGCCATCCTTACTCCCCGCCTCTACCGACCTTGGATCGGCTCTAGACTTGTCGAGGCCATTCCTCGATCGGTCAAGCGAATCGCTGTGTTGGAGCAAATCCACCGCAAGACTACCAAGTGGGGTCCTCTCCTCATTGACGTCTTGACTTCTGTGAAGAGCGGCCCTGGTGGCGTTGAGGCTATTGTTGGCCACCAGCTTGGCTACATTGCCCCGGATGTTGTCGTTCAGGCCCTGCGTGGTGTTCTGCAGAACCTCACTGCCGAGAAGCCTATCCAAAACCTCGAGGTCGGCAAGAAGGAGGTTTGGAAGGAGCCTACTGGTTATGACCTCCAGACTCCTCAGCTCGAAACCGCCTATACCAAGATTCTTGATCAGCTCTTTGGCAAGCGAGCCTACATTGCCAATGCTATCAAGTCTTCTACCACTGGCCTTTCTCCTAACGTTGCTGCTAGCCCTGAGTTTGGCTTCGGTTCCCTCCTGGCTCGCAAGCAACGCCGTGGCCAGTTCGTTTCTCAGGTTAAGGATGCTGCTACCAATGGTAGCTTCACTACCGATGCTCCTAAGAGCTGGTTGGCGCGATGGGCTATGAACGCTGATGATGCCACCAAGTCCACTGAGATTGCCGACGATGTCATTGCTAGACTTGAGACCGATGGCTCTTCGCTGGCTGCTGAGCTCCTCTCTGCCAAGGGTCTTTTCCGAAAGGAGTCCCTCTGGCTGACTGGCTCTGATGCCTGGTCATACGATCTTGGCAACTCCGGTGTTCACCACGTCCTTGCCTCTGGCGAGAATGTTAACATGCTCATCATTGACTCTACTCCTTATTCCGAgagggctgctgctgatgccaaCCGCCGCAAGAAAGACATCGGTCTATATGCCATGAACTTTGGCAACGTCTATGTTGCTTCCACTGCTGTCTACAGCTCATACACCCAGGTTCTTCAGGCCCTTCTTGAGGCTGACAAGTTCGAGGGTCCTTCCGTCGTTCTTGCCTACCTCCCATACTTCGGTGAGACCGACTCTCCTCTCACTGTTCTTcaggagaccaagaaggctgttgACACTGGTTACTGGCCTCTGTATCGATGGAACCCCGAtaacgagaagaagggtgaACCCAACTTCTCTCTCGACTCTGAACTGATCAAgcaagagctcaagaagttcCTTGCCCGTGACAACCAGCTCACTCAGTTGGCTGCCAAGGAGCCTAAGTTTGCCGCTGCCCTTGTCAAGGACTTCGGAAGTGAGGTGCGAGCTCAACAAAAGAGGAAGGCTAAGGATGCATACAACCAGCTCCTCGAAGGCCTGTTGGGCGCCCCTCTCACAATTCTATATGCTTCTGACAACGGCAATGCTACTACTCTGGCCAAGCGTTTGGCTAGCCGAGGTCGTGCTCGCGGCTTGAAGACTGCTGTTCTGGCTATGGAGGACTACCCAGTCGAAGATCTCCCTACTGAGGAGAATATTGTTTTCATCACTTCCACCGCTGGTCAGGGTGAGTTCCCCCAGAATGGTCTGCCTTTCTGGGACGCCATTAAGGACAACACTGGTCTCGACCTCGCTGCTGTCAACTACTCTATCTTTGGTCTCGGTGATAGCCACTACTGGCCTCGAAAGGAGGACAAGATCTACTACAACAAGCCTGCCAAGGATCTTGATCGTGTTTTGACCAACCTTGGTGGTAAGCATCTGATCGATATCGGCCTTGGTGATGACCAGGACCCCGATAGCTTCCAGACCGGTTACCAGGAGTGGGAGCCCAAGCTCTGGACCGCCCTCGGTGTCGATAAGGTCGATGGCCTTCCCGATGAGCCCCCGCCTATCACCAACGAGGACATCAAGCTGGCCTCCAACTACCTCCGTGGTACCATTGTTGAGGGCCTCAACGACCCCACAACTCTTGCTATCTCAGCCTCCGACCAGCAGCTCACCAAGTTCCACGGAACATACATGCAAGACGATCGTGATATCAGAGATGAACGAAAGGCCCAAGGTCTTGAGCCGGCCTACTCTTTCATGATTCGATGCCGTCTGCCTGGTGGTATCTCCACTCCCAAGCAGTGGGTTCAGATGGATGACATTGCCAATGAGCTTGGTAATGAGACTATGAAACTCACCACCCGACAAACCTTCCAGTTCCACGGCGTTGTCAAGAGCAAGCTCAAGCCTGCTATGCAAGCTATCAACCGAGCCCTCATGACCACCATTGCTGCCTGTGGTGACGTGAACCGAAACGTCATGTGCAGTTCGCTCCCTACCCAGTCTAAGTACCACCGTCAAGTCTTTGCCTGCTCGCAGCTTATCAGCGACCACCTCTTGCCATCAACCACTGCCTACCACGAGATTTGGTtgactgatgatgacaacaagaagacgcaggttgctggtgatgctgtCCAGGACTTCGAGCCTCTCTATGGCCCTACTTATCTGCCTCGAAAGTTCAAGATTACCATTGCGATCCCCCCTCATAACGACACTGATGTGTATGCTCACGACATTGGTCTGATTGCTATCAAGGGAGAGGACGGTAACCTTGCCGGTTTCAACGTtcttgctggtggtggtatgGGTGCTACccacaacaacaagaagacatATCCCCAGACTGGTCGCATGTTCGGCTTCTGTAAGACCGAGGATGTGCACATCGTCTGCGAGAAGATCATGCTTGTCCAACGTGACAACGGTGATCGCAAGAACCGAAAGCACGCTCGTCTCAAATATACTATTGACGACATGACTGTGCCTGTCTTCCGCagcaaggttgaggagctcTGGGGCAAGAAGTTCGAGAATGAGCGACCTTTCGAGTTCAAGAGCAACGTTGATACCTTTGGCTGGCAGAAGGATGAGCATGGCCTCAACCACTTCACGTTCTTCATCGAGAACGGTCGTATTGAGGATACCCCTGAGTTCCAGATGAAGACTGGTCTGCGTGAGATTGCCAAGTCTCTCAAGGGTCAGTCTGAGTTCCGTCTCACCGGTAACCAGCATCTCATCCTTAGCAATGTCGCtgatgaggatcttgatgatgtcaaGCAACTCATGAAGAAGTACAAGCTCGACAACATTCAATTCTCGGCTCTTCGTCTCAGCTCTTCTGCTTGTGTCGCTTTCCCTACCTGTGGCCTTGCCATGGCTGAGTCTGAGCGATACCTGCCTGTACTCATTTCCAAGCTTGAGTCATGCCTTGAGGAGAACGGTCTTCGCCAGGACTCTATTGTTATGCGTATGACCGGTTGCCCCAACGGTTGTGCTCGTCCTTGGTTGGCCGAGGTTGCTTTCGTCGGTAAGGCTTATGGTGCTTACAACATGTACCTTGGTGGTGGTTACCACGGCCAGCGCCTCAACAAGCTATATCGTCAGAGcatcaaggaggatgagatccTCGCCATCATGAAGCCTCTCCTCAAGCGATATGCTCTTGAGCGCAACGAGGGTGAGCGCTTCGGTGACTTCTGTGTCCGCTCTGGTATCATTGTTGCTACCACTGATGGCCAGAACTTCCACGATAAC gttgccgaggaagaagaggacgaggagtaA